One genomic window of Bacteroidales bacterium includes the following:
- a CDS encoding DUF2764 domain-containing protein, which produces MFKTNYFCLVAGLPDIIINETKSVVSSREFKNELSEQLEPADYKLAELLYLNYDNQNLLNLILEKNKPFNNIGKYTQEELEEQIKEPTYIIDYMKQFILDFKAEETKLSDLSWENKLQTLFFDFVLITKNDFLKKWFRFDMDIKNILTAINCQQFDYEKEEHLISVKHKNEVYKNLIKDTLKSESLSDEVLYAEKILQIVESDDNSSGKEKATDMIKWTFLDEFTFFKYFNIEKILAFIIKLNIVERWIKLDNETGEELFKKLINDLGVENITVS; this is translated from the coding sequence ATGTTTAAAACAAATTATTTTTGTTTAGTTGCCGGACTTCCGGACATAATTATTAACGAAACCAAGTCGGTTGTTTCAAGCCGTGAATTTAAAAATGAACTTTCCGAACAATTAGAGCCGGCTGACTATAAATTGGCAGAACTTCTGTATCTCAATTACGATAATCAAAATTTGTTAAATTTAATTCTGGAAAAGAATAAACCGTTCAATAATATTGGAAAATACACACAAGAAGAACTCGAAGAACAAATTAAAGAGCCTACATATATTATTGATTATATGAAACAATTTATTCTTGATTTTAAAGCGGAAGAAACTAAACTTTCCGATTTGAGTTGGGAAAATAAATTACAAACTCTCTTCTTTGATTTTGTTTTAATTACAAAAAACGATTTCCTGAAAAAATGGTTTAGATTTGACATGGATATTAAAAATATTCTGACAGCAATAAATTGTCAACAATTTGATTATGAAAAAGAAGAACACCTTATCAGTGTAAAGCATAAAAATGAAGTATATAAAAATCTTATTAAGGATACTTTAAAATCAGAATCACTTTCAGATGAAGTTTTATATGCCGAGAAAATTCTGCAAATAGTAGAATCAGATGACAATTCATCAGGAAAAGAAAAAGCAACAGATATGATAAAATGGACATTCCTTGATGAATTTACTTTTTTCAAATATTTTAATATCGAAAAAATATTAGCCTTTATTATCAAATTAAATATTGTTGAACGGTGGATTAAACTTGATAATGAGACAGGCGAAGAACTATTTAAAAAATTAATAAATGATTTGGGAGTTGAAAATATAACGGTAAGTTAA
- a CDS encoding V-type ATP synthase subunit D — MAIKFQYNKIALQHLNKQLKIRLKALPTIKNKEAALRMEVKKAKDKTKELQQQLDIKIQAYSTEPGIWNEFIPDLTVIDKVITTTKKIAGVKIHILQDVIFHQKEFSLFNNPKWFPKGISIVKELAKIATEKEFFNRKMLLLDHARKKTTQKVNLYEKVQIPGYEDAIRKIKRFLEDEENLSKSAQKIVKNRRQKQEEGNK; from the coding sequence ATGGCAATAAAATTTCAATATAATAAAATTGCTTTACAACACTTAAACAAGCAGTTAAAAATAAGGCTGAAAGCACTTCCTACAATAAAGAACAAGGAAGCAGCTTTACGTATGGAAGTTAAAAAAGCAAAAGATAAAACAAAAGAGTTGCAGCAACAATTAGATATTAAAATACAAGCATACAGTACAGAACCCGGTATTTGGAACGAATTTATTCCTGATTTGACAGTAATTGATAAAGTTATTACAACAACAAAAAAAATAGCCGGCGTAAAAATACATATTTTACAAGATGTAATTTTTCATCAAAAAGAGTTTAGTTTATTTAATAATCCGAAATGGTTTCCCAAAGGAATTTCCATTGTAAAAGAATTGGCAAAAATAGCTACTGAAAAAGAATTTTTTAACAGAAAAATGTTATTGCTCGACCATGCAAGAAAAAAAACTACACAGAAAGTAAATTTATATGAAAAAGTGCAAATACCCGGATACGAAGATGCAATAAGAAAAATTAAAAGATTTCTCGAAGATGAGGAAAACTTATCAAAATCAGCACAAAAAATTGTAAAAAACCGACGTCAAAAACAAGAGGAGGGAAACAAATGA
- a CDS encoding V-type ATP synthase subunit E yields MTTKLLELTEKIYKEGVEKAKQEAEEILAKAKNDASEIIKTTHNKEKEIIEQAEKQAVEIKKNSESEMQLSAKQAVSKLKQQITGLITTAQVEVPVKDAFKDGEFVKNIILTLIKNWNPQKPEEFNINLLLPLKDEKEFKSFFEDKAKEYLNSGLEINFDANIKSGFKIGPKNGSYIISFSDKDFENYFKNYIKNKTKQLLFEK; encoded by the coding sequence ATGACAACAAAACTTCTTGAATTAACAGAAAAGATATACAAAGAAGGCGTTGAAAAAGCAAAACAAGAAGCCGAAGAAATTCTTGCAAAAGCAAAAAATGATGCTTCCGAAATTATCAAAACAACACATAATAAAGAAAAAGAAATAATTGAACAAGCTGAAAAACAAGCTGTTGAGATCAAAAAGAACTCGGAATCTGAAATGCAATTGTCAGCGAAACAGGCAGTCAGCAAGCTAAAACAGCAAATTACAGGACTTATTACAACTGCACAGGTTGAAGTTCCTGTAAAAGATGCTTTTAAAGATGGTGAATTTGTAAAAAATATTATTCTTACACTTATTAAGAATTGGAATCCGCAAAAGCCCGAAGAATTTAATATCAACTTGTTGCTTCCGTTAAAAGATGAAAAAGAATTTAAAAGCTTTTTTGAAGATAAAGCCAAAGAATATTTAAACTCAGGGCTTGAGATTAATTTTGATGCAAACATTAAAAGCGGTTTTAAAATAGGACCAAAAAACGGCAGTTATATTATAAGCTTTTCAGATAAAGATTTTGAAAATTATTTCAAAAATTATATTAAGAATAAAACAAAACAATTACTGTTTGAAAAATAA
- a CDS encoding V-type ATP synthase subunit B, translating to METTAFQKIYTKIDNITKATCSLHATGIGYEEMATVDGRLAQVVKINGDLVTLQIFSGTEGIPTNAEVVFLGHAPKLLVSDELSGRYFNAYGQAIDGGPEIDGEPVEIGGPSVNPVRREQPSELIATGIAGIDLNNTLVTGQKIPFFADPDQPYNQVIAMVALRAKADKIILGGMGLTNDDYLFFKNVFDNAGATDKIISFVNTTEDPPVERLLVPDMAFTAAEYFAVEKNQDVLVLLTDMTLYADALSIVSNRMDQIPSKDSMPGSLYSDLARLYEKAVQFPSGGSITIIAVTTLSGGDITHAIPDNTGYITEGQLFLRKDTDIGKVIIDPFRSLSRLKQLVIGKKTREDHPQVMNTAIRLFADAANAKTKLENGFDLTDYDERTLEFAKEYSEKLLAVDINIEIEAMIDTGWKLFHKYFSTAEIGIKAELAEKYGSKQK from the coding sequence ATGGAAACAACAGCTTTTCAAAAAATATATACAAAAATTGATAATATTACAAAAGCAACATGCTCTTTACATGCAACCGGTATAGGATATGAAGAAATGGCTACTGTTGACGGAAGATTGGCTCAAGTAGTAAAAATTAACGGAGATTTAGTAACATTGCAAATATTTTCAGGAACAGAAGGTATCCCTACAAATGCAGAAGTAGTATTTCTGGGGCATGCACCCAAATTATTAGTAAGCGATGAATTAAGCGGAAGATATTTTAATGCTTACGGACAAGCTATTGACGGAGGCCCTGAAATTGACGGAGAACCTGTCGAAATTGGTGGTCCGTCCGTAAATCCTGTAAGAAGAGAACAGCCTTCTGAACTGATTGCTACCGGTATAGCCGGAATAGACCTTAACAATACACTCGTTACCGGACAAAAAATACCGTTCTTCGCAGACCCTGACCAACCATACAATCAAGTAATAGCAATGGTAGCTCTCAGAGCAAAAGCGGATAAAATAATACTCGGAGGTATGGGGCTTACAAATGACGATTATTTGTTCTTTAAAAATGTATTTGATAATGCCGGAGCAACAGACAAAATTATCAGCTTTGTAAATACAACCGAAGACCCGCCTGTAGAGCGACTTCTTGTTCCGGATATGGCATTTACGGCAGCAGAATATTTTGCAGTCGAAAAAAATCAAGACGTCTTGGTTCTCCTGACTGATATGACTCTTTATGCAGATGCTTTGAGTATAGTATCAAACCGTATGGACCAAATACCCTCGAAAGACAGTATGCCGGGTTCTCTTTACAGTGATTTGGCACGACTTTATGAAAAAGCAGTGCAGTTTCCGAGCGGAGGTTCTATAACAATTATTGCTGTTACAACATTATCCGGCGGAGATATTACGCATGCAATTCCCGATAACACAGGTTATATAACCGAAGGACAGCTGTTCCTCAGAAAAGATACTGACATAGGAAAAGTAATTATTGACCCGTTCAGAAGCTTATCAAGATTAAAACAGCTTGTTATCGGGAAAAAAACAAGAGAAGACCATCCGCAAGTTATGAATACAGCTATCAGGCTTTTTGCCGATGCTGCAAATGCCAAAACAAAATTAGAAAATGGTTTTGACCTTACTGATTATGATGAGAGAACTTTAGAATTTGCAAAAGAATATTCTGAAAAACTTCTTGCTGTTGATATAAATATTGAAATTGAAGCAATGATTGACACAGGCTGGAAATTATTTCACAAATATTTTTCAACTGCCGAAATCGGAATTAAAGCCGAACTTGCTGAAAAATATGGGTCAAAACAAAAATAA
- a CDS encoding GxxExxY protein, with translation MTKGSKYSEQKYPLQKESYQIIGICMDVHRILGKGLLEIVYKDAIEYEFKKKNIVYEREKKYEIEYKEIILPHLFYADFVVYDKIILEIKAQRGIVDKHYSWVINYLAISKCPLGLIVNFGENSLVTKRLIL, from the coding sequence ATGACCAAAGGGAGTAAATATTCAGAACAAAAATATCCGCTACAAAAAGAAAGTTACCAAATTATTGGTATATGTATGGATGTTCATCGTATTTTAGGAAAGGGATTATTAGAAATAGTTTATAAAGATGCAATTGAATATGAGTTTAAGAAGAAAAATATTGTTTATGAACGTGAGAAAAAATATGAAATTGAATATAAAGAAATAATTCTTCCTCATCTTTTTTATGCTGATTTTGTAGTTTATGACAAAATTATATTAGAAATAAAAGCACAGAGAGGAATCGTCGATAAACATTACAGTTGGGTAATTAATTATCTTGCAATATCTAAATGTCCTTTAGGTTTAATTGTAAACTTTGGCGAAAATTCATTAGTTACAAAAAGATTAATTTTATAA
- a CDS encoding V-type ATP synthase subunit A has product MNTKGKVTGIIANLVIVETDGPVSQNEICYIIMSDVKLMAEVIKVAGDFAYIQVFESTRGLKVNTTVEFTGHMLEITLGPGILSKNFDGLQNDLDKMQGTFLKKGDYTPALEDDKLWEFKPISGTGDVVTPGSWLGEVTENWMPHKIMVPFKFKGTYTVKSIVPSGKYKINDTIAVLYDSDNNEIPVTMVQKWPAKIPIKAYKEKPRPFKLMETGIRVIDSLNPIVEGGTGFIPGPFGTGKTVLQHALSKQAEADMIIVAACGERANEVVEIFKEFPELDDPRTGRKLIERTTIIANTSNMPVAAREASVYTAMTIAEYYRAMGLKILLLADSTSRWAQALREMSNRMEELPGPDAFPMDLPAIISNFYSRAGFVYLNNDKTGSVTFIGTVSPAGGNLKEPVTESTKKVARCFYALSQDRADSKRYPAIEAVDSYSKYIEYPELQKYIKENISESWVENIILAKNILIRGHEAYEQINILGDDSVPIDYHQTFWKSEVIDFVILQQDAFDPVDYSTPIERQLYMMDKVLNVYHTNFKFESFEEVNPYFKRIINTFKQMNYSEYKSEKFKKYETELETVIKERTEIKN; this is encoded by the coding sequence ATGAATACAAAAGGTAAAGTAACAGGTATTATAGCAAACCTCGTAATTGTAGAGACTGACGGGCCGGTTTCGCAAAACGAAATTTGTTATATTATTATGAGTGATGTAAAATTAATGGCGGAAGTCATTAAAGTTGCAGGGGATTTTGCTTATATTCAGGTATTTGAAAGCACAAGAGGCTTAAAAGTAAATACAACTGTAGAATTTACGGGACATATGTTAGAAATAACACTCGGCCCCGGTATTCTGTCTAAAAATTTTGACGGACTGCAAAACGACCTTGATAAAATGCAAGGGACTTTTCTGAAAAAAGGTGATTATACACCGGCATTAGAAGATGATAAACTATGGGAATTTAAACCAATTTCCGGAACAGGTGATGTTGTTACTCCGGGTTCATGGCTTGGCGAAGTAACAGAAAATTGGATGCCTCATAAAATAATGGTACCGTTTAAATTTAAAGGTACATATACAGTTAAAAGCATTGTTCCCTCCGGCAAATATAAAATAAACGATACGATTGCCGTTCTGTACGACAGCGACAACAATGAAATCCCTGTTACTATGGTTCAGAAATGGCCTGCAAAAATTCCGATAAAAGCATACAAAGAAAAACCGCGTCCGTTCAAACTAATGGAAACAGGCATTAGAGTAATAGACAGCTTAAATCCTATTGTTGAAGGAGGAACAGGATTTATTCCGGGACCTTTCGGAACAGGAAAAACGGTATTGCAACATGCCCTCTCCAAACAAGCCGAAGCAGATATGATAATTGTTGCGGCATGCGGAGAACGAGCAAATGAAGTAGTAGAAATTTTTAAAGAATTCCCTGAATTAGACGACCCGAGAACAGGACGGAAATTAATAGAAAGAACAACAATAATTGCAAACACTTCAAATATGCCGGTTGCCGCACGTGAAGCATCTGTATATACTGCCATGACAATTGCAGAGTATTACAGAGCAATGGGCTTGAAAATTCTTTTACTTGCAGATTCAACTTCAAGATGGGCACAAGCTCTCAGGGAAATGTCAAACAGAATGGAAGAACTTCCCGGGCCTGACGCTTTTCCTATGGATTTACCGGCAATTATATCAAATTTCTATTCACGTGCAGGTTTTGTTTATCTTAATAATGACAAAACCGGTTCGGTTACTTTTATCGGTACGGTTTCTCCCGCAGGCGGTAACTTAAAAGAACCTGTTACCGAATCTACAAAAAAAGTTGCACGTTGTTTTTACGCTTTATCACAAGACCGTGCAGACAGTAAAAGATACCCCGCAATTGAAGCAGTTGACAGTTATTCTAAATACATAGAATATCCGGAACTGCAAAAATATATTAAAGAAAACATATCAGAAAGTTGGGTTGAAAATATTATACTCGCTAAAAACATACTAATCAGAGGACATGAAGCTTATGAACAAATAAATATCCTTGGAGACGACAGCGTGCCGATTGATTACCATCAAACATTTTGGAAATCGGAAGTTATTGATTTTGTTATACTTCAACAAGATGCTTTTGACCCTGTTGACTATTCAACTCCGATAGAACGACAACTATACATGATGGACAAAGTCCTTAATGTTTATCATACAAACTTCAAATTCGAATCTTTTGAAGAAGTAAATCCGTATTTTAAAAGAATTATTAACACTTTCAAACAAATGAATTATTCGGAATATAAATCCGAAAAATTTAAAAAATACGAAACAGAATTAGAAACAGTAATCAAAGAAAGAACGGAAATTAAAAATTAA